A segment of the Geoglobus ahangari genome:
GAACACCTCGGTAACTGCCTTCTCCGGATCCATAACCCTGTAGTAGACGACCGCGTTCACCCTAACTGTCACATTATCCCTCGTAACGACCTCTTGAGAGGGTACGTCGTAGGTTACCGTTCTCAGGTCGACCACCTGCATGCTCTCAAGCAGCGGGATGACGAAGAATAGGCCCGGACCCCTCGCACCCACGAGCCTTCCGAGCCTGAAGATGACACCCCTCTCGTACTCCTTGACTATCTTGAGCCCCGAGATCAGGAAGAGTAGCACTACGGCTATCGCACTAATCACAATCTCGTTTACCATATCAAAAGAGCGGTTTAGATGTTAAAAAACCTTTGCCACCTTCGTGCCAACATGCTCGCCGCTCAGAAACCTCCTGATCGCATCCTTCTCGTAACCGCTGAAAATGTACACGTCGCAAATTCTCGCTATCCTGAGCGCCTCCTCAAGCTTCCCCCTCATTCCCCCCGTCACATCAGCCTTGCCGCTTGCTGGAGACGTTGCCTCAAGAACCGAGTCAACGTTGCCGGAGTGAACGAGCTCGACCACCTCTCCGTCAACAACAACAGCAGTATCGCTGGCAAATCCCACGGCCTCCGGCCTGAGCTTCTCCGCAAGAATCCTCACGACCTCATCTCCGCTCATGACCCTGAACCTTCCCGCCTCGTAGACGATGTCGCCGTGCATGACGGGGATGAAGCCCTCCTCCACCGCAGACCTCAGGAAGTCGAAGTCCGGGCTGGAGAAGAACTCGAGGGGGTGGACGGGGAGGGGGTGCTTCCCGGCCCTTATAAGGCTCTCGCAGACGATCGAGTTGAGCTTCAGGCAGGCGTGGTGGGTTTTCGCCACGCCCTCCCTGCTGAGCCCGTACATCTTCACGTGCGGATGGCCGAAGCTGCCGACTCCGTGGACAAGAATCACCTCTCCATCCAGCTGGCGGGAGATGCTCTCGATCACGTCGAGCCTCGCCACCTCGAACGCTCCATCAGACTTGTCAGTTATCAGCGCTCCCCCAATCTTCAAAATCCTCAACCCTTACCCCCTCCGCTGAAAGTGATATCCTCATCTCCCCCATTCCGGTGGTGAGAACGCAGCCTCCACCTCCGGCACCTGTTATCTTTGCGGAATAGCCGGCTTCCTCAACCCTCGCCACTATCCTGTCTATCTCAGGCGTGCTCACGCCTATGGCCCTCAGAAGGCTCTGGTTCATCCTGAACAGCCTCGATACCTCAGCAATATCGTTTCTCTCCAGCGCCTCCGCACCCCTCACCGCTATCGCGTCCATGGCATCGAGCACGGGGAGGATGACGTCCGGGTAAGCGTCCCTGAGCTCCCTCACCCTCCTGACCATCTCCGCCGTGACCGAGGTCTCCCCGCTGTCAATTACCTCGAACTCGAGGTCCGTGTGGAACCTCCTCTTTTCCGGCAGAACCCAGCTGCCGCCGAATGTGGAGACGAAGGGGTCTGTCCCGCTGCCTATCCCCTGAACGTCCAGCTCAACCTTCCTCGCGAGCTCGAATATCTCCTCCCTTCCAAGGCCGGCGTTGAACTCGGCGTTCAGGGCTCCAAGGGTTGCCACAGTAACTGCAGCAGAGCTACCAAGCCCGCTTGCAGGTGGAATGTCGCTTCTGACCTCCACCTCAACTCCTCCAACCTCACAGACCTCCGAGAACCTCCTGATCGCGTGGGAGATGTAGGCGTGCTTTCCGGCGAAGTCGTATCCGGTTGTTCCGAATGAGGAGGTTATCCTGACCTCTCCGGATTTCTCGGCCTTCACATAGCACCTCAAGTCTATGGCCGAGACTACCGCGTGCTTGCCGTAAACCACGGAGTGCTCTCCGAAGACTATCACCTTCCCCGGGGCAGAGGCGATCATCACCACAACTCCTGCAGGGATAAATAAAAATGTGCTGTCAGCACACCCTCGGAATCGGGTCTATCGTGGGCCACGGCAGTATCTTGGTCGTCCCTATCCTCGTCTTAACCACGACTTCCCTGAACTCGTCGGTCGTGTAGCCGATTATCTCGGCACTTTCGTCAAACTTTCTGAGAACCCTGAGCACGTCCTCAGCCATCTCACCCTCCACGCCCATAACCACCTTGCCCTCGTTGGCCATTGTGAGGGGATCGAGCCCGAGGGCGTCGCAAACGCCCTTAACATCATCCCTGACGGGTATCCTCTCCTCCTCCACAAGTATCCCAACACCGCTCTTCTCCGCCATCTCATTGAGAGCTTCGGCCACACCACCCCTCGTCGGATCCTTCATGGCCGAAACTCCCCCAACCTCCATCGCAGCCTTCACGGCAAACCACACAGGCTGAACATCGCTCTCAACATCCACCTCGAATCCGAGATCCTCCCTTTCGAGGAGCATTGCAAGCCCGTGCTCGGCTATGTTTCCGGTGACAATTACCGCATCTCCCGCCTTCAGACCCCTGTCCCTCACCCACCTGTACGGGTAGTCCCTGTACTCCCTCAGAACTCTCAGG
Coding sequences within it:
- a CDS encoding isopentenyl phosphate kinase codes for the protein MRILKIGGALITDKSDGAFEVARLDVIESISRQLDGEVILVHGVGSFGHPHVKMYGLSREGVAKTHHACLKLNSIVCESLIRAGKHPLPVHPLEFFSSPDFDFLRSAVEEGFIPVMHGDIVYEAGRFRVMSGDEVVRILAEKLRPEAVGFASDTAVVVDGEVVELVHSGNVDSVLEATSPASGKADVTGGMRGKLEEALRIARICDVYIFSGYEKDAIRRFLSGEHVGTKVAKVF
- the hypE gene encoding hydrogenase expression/formation protein HypE, translating into MIRREDGAGGKYMTEFLRKRIFSRLDSRAGEISLSDMEDSADFDEKYVFTTDSYTAFPPIFRGGSIGSLAVCGTSNDLAVMGAQPAYMSLALIIQEGFDEGTFERIMDDVRYWSERIGVKVITGDTKVVEMNAGIFVNTSGIGVRNEALENNLRVLREYRDYPYRWVRDRGLKAGDAVIVTGNIAEHGLAMLLEREDLGFEVDVESDVQPVWFAVKAAMEVGGVSAMKDPTRGGVAEALNEMAEKSGVGILVEEERIPVRDDVKGVCDALGLDPLTMANEGKVVMGVEGEMAEDVLRVLRKFDESAEIIGYTTDEFREVVVKTRIGTTKILPWPTIDPIPRVC
- the mvk gene encoding mevalonate kinase, whose protein sequence is MIASAPGKVIVFGEHSVVYGKHAVVSAIDLRCYVKAEKSGEVRITSSFGTTGYDFAGKHAYISHAIRRFSEVCEVGGVEVEVRSDIPPASGLGSSAAVTVATLGALNAEFNAGLGREEIFELARKVELDVQGIGSGTDPFVSTFGGSWVLPEKRRFHTDLEFEVIDSGETSVTAEMVRRVRELRDAYPDVILPVLDAMDAIAVRGAEALERNDIAEVSRLFRMNQSLLRAIGVSTPEIDRIVARVEEAGYSAKITGAGGGGCVLTTGMGEMRISLSAEGVRVEDFEDWGSADN